The sequence GCCCGGATTCCCGATGCAGCCGCGAAACCCGGGCAAGCGGGCATCGAAGCAAAGCTCAACCGAATTGTCATGCCGAGAATCGATTTCGAGGACGTCACCCTCGGCGACGCGATTGAATATCTCCGCATCCGGTCTGCAGAGCTCGATGTGGCGGAGAAAGATCCCGCGAGAAAGGGATTCAATTTCGTGATACAGGGAGCTCCGGGCGCCAAGGACGACGATGATCCGGAATCACGCCGCATCCCGGAACTCCGCCTCCGGAATGTCCCGATCGGCGTGGTTCTCGATTACATCTGCAATGCAACTAGGATGGCCTACAAGGTGGACGAGTTTGCAATCGCCATCCGTCCCCTCGGCAATGCGGAAGGAGCCGACGCGGCCAAGCCTGCAAATGGTCCGGGTGCCGCGATCATCGCCAGGAAGCTTGAGCAAATCGTCATTCCGGCAATGCACTTCGACAACATCACCATTGAGGAAGCGATCGATTTTCTCCGCCTGAGGTCGCTGGAGCTCGATGTGGCGGAGAAAGATCCCGCGAAACGAGGATTCAATTTCGTGATCCGCAAACCGCTTCCCGCGAACAAAGAGGGGGATGGTGCCGCAGCCGGGGACGTGCCCCGCATTGCGGAACTCCATCTCCGCAACGTGCCGTTCGGTGCGACCCTCAAGTATGTCTGTGATGCGGCGAAGATGGATTACAAGATCGATGAGTTTGCGGTCACCATCATTCCTCGTGCCGACTGAGGTGTGGCTTACGCCAAGATCCCTTTGATCACCTTCGATGGCTCGACGCCGGTGAGCTTGTAGTCGAGGCCTTGGAATTTCCTGGTGAAACGTTCGTGGTCGATGCCGAAGCGATCCAGCAGGGTGGCGTGAAGGTCGTGGACGCTGACGGTGTCCTGGACGGAAGCGTAGCCGAGCTCGTCGGTGGCGCCGTGGACGTGGCCGCCCTTGATGCCCGCGCCGGCCATCCAGAGGGAGAAGGCCTTGATGTGGTGGTCGCGGCCGGTGCCCTGACCCATGGGGGTGCGGCCGAACTCCCCGCCCCAGATGACAAGGGTGTCTTCTAACATGCCGCGTTGCTTGAGGTCTTTCACCAAGGCGGCGGAGGCCTGGTCGGTGAGGGCGGCCGATTGCGGCATCCTTGTCTCGATGTCCGAATGCTGGTCCCAGCCGCGGTGGTAGAGCTGCACGAAACGGACGCCGCGCTCCAGCATCCGGCGGGCGAGCAGGCAGTTCGACGCGAAGGAGCCGTCGCCGGCCTCTTTCACGCCGTACATGTCGAGGATGTGCTGGGGCTCGCCTTTCATGTCGGTGAGTTCGGGCACGGAGGATTGCATGCGGAAGGCCATCTCGTATTGCGCGATGCGGGTTTCGATCTCCGGGTCGTAATGGTGCTCGCGCAGCAGGCCGTTGAGGCGCTGCACTTCGTCGATCACCTGGCGCTGGGTGGATTGGCAAACGCCATCCGGGCTGCCGACGTAGTGGACGGCGTCGCCTTTCGATTGGAACTGCACGCCCTGGAATTTCGAGGGCAGGAAACCGGATGACCATTGCCGCGCGGAGATGGGCTGGTCCGCAAATTTTCCGCGCGATACCATCACCACGTATCCCGGCAGGTTCTGCGTGTCGGAGCCGAGTCCATAAAGCAGCCATGAGCCCATGCTGGGGCGGCCCTTGAGGATGGAGCCGGAGTTCATGAAGGCGTGGGCGGGATCGTGGTTGATCTGCTCGGTGACCATCGAGCGGATCACGCAGATCTCATCCGCGATCGAGCCGATGTGCGGGAAAAGGTCGGAGATCTCGATCCCGGCCTGGCCGTGTTTGGTGAATTTCGTGAACGAGCCGCGCGCGATGAGTTTGGAGCCCTGGAGCTGGGCGAGCTGCTGGCCTTTCGTGAAGGATTCGGGAAACGGCTGGCCGTTGAGGGCGTCGAGCTGGGGCTTGGGATCGAAGGACTCCAGGTGCGAGGGGCCGCCGGCCATGCAGAGGTGGATGACGCGCTTCGCCTTCGCCGGGAAATGCAGGCCGCCCTGCTGGTGGAGATAGGGCAGGCTGGCGGCTTTGGAAAACTGGGAAAGCGCGATCCCGCCGAGGCCGGCGAAGCTGCGCTTCAGGAAGGTGCGGCGCGACCAGTCCTGCTGCCATGCGTGGTGGAGGGCGAGTTGTTTCCGGAGGTCGTTCATGATCAGTTGGTGTGGAATTCTCCATGCTTGAAAAGGCATCGGCAACGGCTAGTGTGATCGCGTGATCGCAGTGGAATTGGCACCGGATTTGGAAGCGCGAGTCGCCGCCTTGGCGAAATCGACCGGGCGGACGATAGCCTCCGTGGCGCATGAAGCGATCGTCCAGCAGTTGGAGGATCTTGAGGATTACTACGAGGCCGCGAAGGTCGCGAAAAATCCGGGTCGTGTTTACAGCTCAGGGGAAGTCGAACGTGAGCTGGGACTATAGTTTTTCCGAAAAGGCGCTCAAGCAGCTCCGCAAACTCGGACACGATCCCGCCCGGAAGATCGTTGCGTTCCTCAGGGAGAAGGTCGCAGGCGATGAGGATCCCCGGAGATTCGGCAAGCAGCTCAAAGGCGAACTCGGCGAATTCTGGCGATACCGCGTCGATGACTTCCGCATCATTTGCCACATCGAGGACGGGCAGATGAGGGTTATGGTGGTGAAGGTGGGGCATCGGAAAAACGTGTATTGATTCAGTAGCGGTTGATCGTCTCGTGCAGGTTTAGGATGACGCGGCAGAGCTGCTCCATCGCATCGGTTCCCTTGTCCTCCTTGCGGAGTTTTTCGAGGAACGCGGTCAGGTTTTCGGTTTCCTTTTCGGAGGGCGGGCGGGAGAGGGCGAGGATGTAGGCGCGGGCGATCTTGTCCGCGTCGGAGCCGCCGGGGATTTCCTTTTCCAAACGGGCGGCGAAGGCCTTGGCGGCCTCGACGAAGGTGGGGTCGTTGAGGAGGGTGAGGGCTTGCTGGGGCGAGTTCGACTGGAAGCGGTCCACGGCGCATTCCTCGCGGGAGGGGGCGTCGAAGGCGGCGAACATGGGGTGGATGAAGGTGCGCTGCCAATGGGTGTAGAGGCCGCGGCGGTATTGGTCGGGGCCGGTGGAGGAAATGTATTTCCGCTCGGGGAAGTTGAGGTTTTCCCAATAGTTCTCGCGCTGGTAGGGCAGGATCGAGGGGCCGCCGATCATGTCATCGGCGATGAGGCCGGAGATGGCGAGGGCGTTGTCGCGGATGAACTCGGCTTCCAGGCGGCGGGCGGATTGCTCGGAGAGCAGGCGGTTGTCGGGGTCGATCTCGGCGAGTGCCGGGTTTTTCGCGGAGGCCTGGCGGTAGGTCTCCGAGGTGACGATGAGGCGGACCATGTGCTTCACATCCCAGCCGGACTCGCGGAACTCCGCGGCGAGCCAGTCGATGAGTTCGGGGTGGGAGGGCCACTCGCCCTGGTTGCCGAGGTCGTCGAGGATGTTGGAGAGGCCTTTTCCGAAGAACTGTTTCCAGAGGCGGTTCACGAAGTGGCGGGAGGTGAGCGGGTTTTCCTCGGCGAGCAGCCACTCGGCGAGTTCGGTGCGGGTGAGGCGTTTTCCGGAGGGTTGGAGATGCTTGGAAAGGAAGGCGGGGAAGGCGGGCTCGACCTTTTCGCCGGGGTTCATCCAATCGCCGCGCGGCAGGATGCGGCCTTGCGGGATCTTGTCCGCCGGGACGGGCTGCGAGACCATGGAATGGGCGTAACCGGCGCGAGCCGCGATGATCTGTCCGCGGGCTTGCTGGGCGGCGGGTGGCAGTTTCGCGAAAGGCGTGGTGGCGAGAACGTGGGCGGCGGCGATGTCCGGGTCGGTGGTTTTGTCCGAGTTGAAAACCGAAGCGAGCTGCGGACGGAGCGCGGAGGGCTCGCCGGGGATGGGATCGGCGAAGGGGCTTATGCTGACGCGGAATTTCCCGATGTCCGCCGACTTCAGCGTGAGGGTGAGCGTAGAGGCCTCCGGGAAAGCGAGCGAGCCGTCGAGGTGGTAGTGGGCGTGGTGAGGCAGGCTGGCGGCGTCGGAAGGCTCCTCGAAGACGGCCGGGGCGGATTGCCAGGTGTTTTCCAACAGGGGCGACTGGCCGCCGTTCGAGTATCTCTCGGGGGTGCGGCGATCCGCCTGTTGGTACGAGAAACCTAGTTTTTGGCCGTTGGCGGCGAACTCCGGGGTGAGTGCGAATTTCCCGTCGGGGCGGCGGCCGATGCGGTTGTTGTTCGCGGCGTCCGGCAAGGCTTCGAGGCGGATCGTTTTCAGCGAGGTGCCCGGAGGCAGGGCGTAGGTGATGGTGAGGGTGTCGTCCTTCACGGGCGCGCCGGTGAGGAGGATGGAGCCGTCGGCGGCTTGGCTGGGAGGAGGAAGGGTGCCGCCGCGCGTGATGGCGGTGGCCTGGAGCGGCAGCCAGCCGGATGGGTTTGCGGTGAGGAAAGCGGCGGTGGATTGGCGCCATGCTTCGAGAGCGGCGGGATCGGGAGTGACGGTTTTCGCGGCGGCGAGGGAGGCATCGCGCGCGGCTTCGAGGCGCTCCATGACCGAGCGGGTTTTCGTATAAAGCTCCGGCGGGAACGGCCACTCGTTGTTGGAGCCGGGCAAGTCCGGGTTCGGCGAGCTGTTGTAGTGCGAGTAAACCCCCCATTGCCGCACATCGTTGAAAAACGCGGC comes from Akkermansiaceae bacterium and encodes:
- a CDS encoding DUF1501 domain-containing protein — translated: MNDLRKQLALHHAWQQDWSRRTFLKRSFAGLGGIALSQFSKAASLPYLHQQGGLHFPAKAKRVIHLCMAGGPSHLESFDPKPQLDALNGQPFPESFTKGQQLAQLQGSKLIARGSFTKFTKHGQAGIEISDLFPHIGSIADEICVIRSMVTEQINHDPAHAFMNSGSILKGRPSMGSWLLYGLGSDTQNLPGYVVMVSRGKFADQPISARQWSSGFLPSKFQGVQFQSKGDAVHYVGSPDGVCQSTQRQVIDEVQRLNGLLREHHYDPEIETRIAQYEMAFRMQSSVPELTDMKGEPQHILDMYGVKEAGDGSFASNCLLARRMLERGVRFVQLYHRGWDQHSDIETRMPQSAALTDQASAALVKDLKQRGMLEDTLVIWGGEFGRTPMGQGTGRDHHIKAFSLWMAGAGIKGGHVHGATDELGYASVQDTVSVHDLHATLLDRFGIDHERFTRKFQGLDYKLTGVEPSKVIKGILA
- a CDS encoding toxin-antitoxin system antitoxin subunit, translated to MIAVELAPDLEARVAALAKSTGRTIASVAHEAIVQQLEDLEDYYEAAKVAKNPGRVYSSGEVERELGL
- a CDS encoding type II toxin-antitoxin system RelE/ParE family toxin, with product MSWDYSFSEKALKQLRKLGHDPARKIVAFLREKVAGDEDPRRFGKQLKGELGEFWRYRVDDFRIICHIEDGQMRVMVVKVGHRKNVY
- a CDS encoding DUF1553 domain-containing protein, with translation MHRPSTPVLTFCAFCLTALVGGVTWLGLRDPSPALAIAPSLPTLAAGDSKLPDKVSFNAHIRPILSDKCFSCHGFDSTTREENLRLDTAEGAYAALESDPKKFAIVPGKPEESVVLQRINDVEDPMPPEDFHKPLSAEEKNVIARWIEQGAVYQEHWAFDAIAKAAPPEAGAKNSIDNFIRENLKQHNLEPSPPAEKSTLIRRVTLDLTGFPPTPEELDAFLKDESPDAYEKLVDRLLASPRYGERMAVPWLDAVRYADTVGYHGDQNARIFPYRDYVIDSFNANKPFDQFTREQLAGDLMPNPTEEQKTATGFLRLNLMTREGGAQINEYLAKSAADRVRAVGAGWLGLTTGCAECHDHKFDPFTAKDFYSLAAFFNDVRQWGVYSHYNSSPNPDLPGSNNEWPFPPELYTKTRSVMERLEAARDASLAAAKTVTPDPAALEAWRQSTAAFLTANPSGWLPLQATAITRGGTLPPPSQAADGSILLTGAPVKDDTLTITYALPPGTSLKTIRLEALPDAANNNRIGRRPDGKFALTPEFAANGQKLGFSYQQADRRTPERYSNGGQSPLLENTWQSAPAVFEEPSDAASLPHHAHYHLDGSLAFPEASTLTLTLKSADIGKFRVSISPFADPIPGEPSALRPQLASVFNSDKTTDPDIAAAHVLATTPFAKLPPAAQQARGQIIAARAGYAHSMVSQPVPADKIPQGRILPRGDWMNPGEKVEPAFPAFLSKHLQPSGKRLTRTELAEWLLAEENPLTSRHFVNRLWKQFFGKGLSNILDDLGNQGEWPSHPELIDWLAAEFRESGWDVKHMVRLIVTSETYRQASAKNPALAEIDPDNRLLSEQSARRLEAEFIRDNALAISGLIADDMIGGPSILPYQRENYWENLNFPERKYISSTGPDQYRRGLYTHWQRTFIHPMFAAFDAPSREECAVDRFQSNSPQQALTLLNDPTFVEAAKAFAARLEKEIPGGSDADKIARAYILALSRPPSEKETENLTAFLEKLRKEDKGTDAMEQLCRVILNLHETINRY